A portion of the Channa argus isolate prfri chromosome 19, Channa argus male v1.0, whole genome shotgun sequence genome contains these proteins:
- the zeb1b gene encoding zinc finger E-box-binding homeobox 1b isoform X3 produces MHTPLLLQLTNYNNVVEATSDSDDEDKLHIVEEEGSLADGADCDSALPDDDHPREHCWDRVKEDCRSDGEDEVSTDALVEEILQQQDTAVIYPEAPEDEPQRQGTPDARGHDENGTPDSFSQLLTCPYCARGYKRYSSLKEHIKYRHEQTEESFSCSECSYSFAYRAQLERHMTVHKGGQRHITQSGGNRKFKCTECGKAFKYKHHLKEHLRIHSGEKPYECSNCKKRFSHSGSYSSHISSKKCISIISVNGRSRLGNAKTQTQAPSPVLTTPPSVLHTQIREKLEHSKPLQLPLNKIKTEPMDYEYKPTVITSPAVATMNGGVFSGGATAPLQGTVQAVVLPTVGLVSPISINLADLQNALKVAVDGNVIRQVLENNAKGQGLTTGLTTGTLHSPQQQLISAISLPIVGQDGNAKIIINCSLEPNQGQLTAQNLKKEPEPVSPVQTTDTFKSQKLPEDLTFRGIRPNETKEKEEKTTKTCLLCDNCPGGLEALHALKHCKKDCLRLNGGGLDKSESAVAALLTEGGLCNQPKNLLSLLKAYFALNAEPTKDELAKISDSVSLPIHVVKKWFDKMQEGQISLGAPTPPSEDEDIYEANSVVSLVPGKDMVTMSPSVIQDSPTEATPAESKGGHSSPASPSPLNLTAGSPIPDHPPQTTEGPLDLSLPKPAREEADRVVAKACVYPSLFSGSTNEDEPLNLTCTKKDASPLSAMGNVALYTNQLSGKPLDIVTTMQCLKALAANNKQTILIPQLAYTYTTTANSPAGTEMHETIHLNEVKEERQDTGSEGLSTMEEQNDSDSGPPRKKMKKTESGMYACDLCDKIFQKSSSLLRHKYEHTGKRPHECGICSKAFKHKHHLIEHMRLHSGEKPYQCDKCGKRFSHSGSYSQHMNHRYSYCKKETQNQGGGRGSPEEDGEAQAEMETLSQVQRQHLAPSHLDSDERGSSTRDDEESEEEEEEGAVYMDDIQVVQIGDEGGDEEEEEEEQEERNEEEIERVVVEAEEEEEEEEEQKTEREMNAEEEDMMDTEGEVTEEGEAEGKDTERSRGETKRNVVSEEENKTPQERGDTD; encoded by the exons ATGCACACACCACTACTACTGCAAT TGACCAACTACAATAATGTGGTGGAGGCCACCTCGGACTCAGATGATGAAGACAAGCTGCATATCGTGGAAGAGGAAGGCAGCCTGGCGGATGGGGCCGACTGTGACAGCGCTCTGCCAGATGATGATCACCCCAGGGAGCACTGCTGGGACCGAG TAAAGGAGGATTGTAGGTCAGATGGTGAGGATGAAGTGAGTACAGATGCACTGGTGGAGGAGATTCTCCAGCAACAAGACACAGCTGTTATCTACCCAGAGGCCCCAGAGGATGAGCCACAACGACAGGGCACCCCTGATGCCAGGGGCCATGATGAGAATG GGACCCCTGATTCGTTCTCTCAGCTGCTCACCTGCCCGTACTGTGCACGTGGCTACAAGCGTTACAGCTCTCTGAAGGAACACATTAAGTACCGGCACGAGCAGACCGAAGAGAGCTTCAGCTGTTCCGAGTGCAGCTACAGCTTTGCATACCGTGCTCAACTAGAGAGGCATATGACGGTCCACAAGGGCGGACAG AGACACATCACACAGTCGGGAGGCAATCGTAAATTCAAGTGCACTGAATGTGGCAAGGCATTTAAATACAAGCATCATCTGAAGGAGCACCTACGCATCCACAGTG GGGAAAAACCATATGAGTGCTCCAACTGCAAGAAGCGATTCTCCCACTCAGGCTCATACAGCTCCCACATCAGTAGTAAGAAGTGCATAAGCATCATCTCAGTTAACGGCAGATCACGCTTGGGGAACGCCAAAACCCAGACCCAGGCTCCATCACCAGTGCTGACCACACCGCCCTCAGTGCTCCACACCCAGATTAGAGAAAAGTTGGAGCATAGCAAACCCCTGCAGCTGCCCCTTAATAAGATCAAGACTGAGCCTATGGACTACGAGTATAAGCCAACAGTGATAACATCCCCAGCTGTCGCCACCATGAATGGTGGGGTTTTCAGTGGAGGTGCCACAGCTCCTCTGCAGGGCACAGTGCAAGCTGTGGTCCTGCCCACTGTGGGGCTAGTGTCACCCATCAGCATCAACTTGGCAGACCTGCAGAATGCTCTCAAAGTGGCAGTGGATGGTAACGTCATTCGCCAGGTGCTGGAAAACAATGCCAAAGGCCAGGGGCTTACCACAGGGTTAACCACGGGAACGCTCCACTCCCCACAGCAGCAACTCATCTCAGCCATTAGCCTGCCTATTGTGGGTCAGGACGGAAATGCAAAAATCATTATTAACTGCAGTTTGGAACCCAACCAGGGCCAGCTTACAGCGCAAAACCTGAAAAAAGAGCCTGAACCAGTTTCACCGGTTCAGACCACTGACACCTTCAAGTCCCAGAAACTCCCAGAAGACCTTACATTTAGAGGGATAAGACCCAATGAGactaaagaaaaagaggaaaagaccaCTAAGACTTGTCTCCTGTGTGATAACTGTCCTGGTGGGCTGGAAGCACTCCATGCCCTCAAACACTGCAAGAAAGATTGTCTCAGGCTGAATGGAGGAGGCCTGGATAAATCTGAATCTGCTGTTGCTGCCCTGCTCACAGAGGGAGGACTCTGCAACCAGCCCAAGAACCTCTTGTCGCTCCTCAAGGCTTATTTTGCCCTAAATGCAGAGCCCACCAAGGATGAGCTGGCCAAGATATCGGACTCAGTCAGTTTGCCAATTCATGTGGTTAAGAAGTGGTTTGACAAAATGCAGGAGGGTCAGATATCATTGGGTGCCCCAACACCCCCCTCAGAGGACGAGGACATCTATGAAGCTAACAGTGTGGTTTCTCTGGTTCCAGGGAAAGATATGGTCACTATGAGCCCTTCCGTGATCCAGGACAGCCCTACAGAAGCCACCCCAGCTGAGAGTAAAGGTGGCCATAGCTCACCAGCCTCCCCCTCACCACTAAACCTGACAGCTGGCAGTCCCATCCCAGATCATCCACCCCAGACCACCGAGGGACCCCTAGACCTGTCGCTCCCAAAGCCCGCCAGAGAGGAAGCAGACAGAGTTGTGGCTAAAGCCTGCGTTTacccctctcttttctctgggTCCACCAATGAGGATGAACCCCTAAATTTAACTTGCACAAAGAAAGACGCATCACCACTCTCAGCCATGGGCAATGTTGCACTGTACACCAACCAGCTAAGTGGCAAACCCCTCGATATTGTGACCACAATGCAATGCCTAAAGGCACTAGCTGCCAACAACAAACAGACTATTCTAATTCCCCAGCTGGCTTACACCTATACCACTACAGCAAACAGCCCTGCAGGGACAGAGATGCATGAAACCATCCACCTCAACGAAGTGAAG GAGGAGAGACAGGACACAGGCTCAGAGGGCCTGTCTACCATGGAGGAGCAGAATGACTCAGACTCTGGCCCTCcaaggaagaagatgaagaagacgGAAAGCGGAATGTACGCCTGCGACCTGTGTGACAAGATCTTCCAGAAAAGCAGCTCACTGCTGAGACACAAATACGAACACACGG gaAAGCGACCTCACGAGTGTGGCATCTGCAGCAAGGccttcaaacacaaacaccatttGATTGAACACATGAGACTCCACTCGGGCGAGAAACCATACCAGTGTGACAAGTGCGGCAAGCGCTTCTCCCACTCGGGCTCGTACTCTCAGCACATGAACCACCGCTACTCCTACTGCAAGAAGGAGACACAGAACCAAGGCGGAGGCCGGGGGAGCCCAGAGGAGGATGGCGAGGCCCAGGCTGAGATGGAGACCCTGAGCCAGGTGCAGAGGCAGCACTTGGCCCCCTCCCATCTGGACTCAGATGAACGCGGGAGTAGCACCAGAGACGACGAGGAAAgcgaagaggaggaggaggaaggtgcAGTGTACATGGACGACATCCAGGTGGTTCAGATAGGGGATGAAGGaggggatgaggaggaggaggaggaagagcaagAGGAGAGGAATGAGGAGGAGATAGAGAGAGTAGTCGTGGAAgcggaagaggaggaggaggaggaggaggagcagaaaacagagagagaaatgaatgCAGAGGAAGAGGACATGATGGATACAGAAGGAGAGGTGACGGAAGAGGGCGAAGCAGAGGGCAAGGACACAGAGCGGAGCAGaggggaaacaaaaaggaaCGTGGTTTCTGAAGAGGAGAATAAGACACCACAGGAGAGAGGAGACACTGACTGA
- the zeb1b gene encoding zinc finger E-box-binding homeobox 1b isoform X4 codes for MVFSVTNYNNVVEATSDSDDEDKLHIVEEEGSLADGADCDSALPDDDHPREHCWDRVKEDCRSDGEDEVSTDALVEEILQQQDTAVIYPEAPEDEPQRQGTPDARGHDENGTPDSFSQLLTCPYCARGYKRYSSLKEHIKYRHEQTEESFSCSECSYSFAYRAQLERHMTVHKGGQRHITQSGGNRKFKCTECGKAFKYKHHLKEHLRIHSGEKPYECSNCKKRFSHSGSYSSHISSKKCISIISVNGRSRLGNAKTQTQAPSPVLTTPPSVLHTQIREKLEHSKPLQLPLNKIKTEPMDYEYKPTVITSPAVATMNGGVFSGGATAPLQGTVQAVVLPTVGLVSPISINLADLQNALKVAVDGNVIRQVLENNAKGQGLTTGLTTGTLHSPQQQLISAISLPIVGQDGNAKIIINCSLEPNQGQLTAQNLKKEPEPVSPVQTTDTFKSQKLPEDLTFRGIRPNETKEKEEKTTKTCLLCDNCPGGLEALHALKHCKKDCLRLNGGGLDKSESAVAALLTEGGLCNQPKNLLSLLKAYFALNAEPTKDELAKISDSVSLPIHVVKKWFDKMQEGQISLGAPTPPSEDEDIYEANSVVSLVPGKDMVTMSPSVIQDSPTEATPAESKGGHSSPASPSPLNLTAGSPIPDHPPQTTEGPLDLSLPKPAREEADRVVAKACVYPSLFSGSTNEDEPLNLTCTKKDASPLSAMGNVALYTNQLSGKPLDIVTTMQCLKALAANNKQTILIPQLAYTYTTTANSPAGTEMHETIHLNEVKEERQDTGSEGLSTMEEQNDSDSGPPRKKMKKTESGMYACDLCDKIFQKSSSLLRHKYEHTGKRPHECGICSKAFKHKHHLIEHMRLHSGEKPYQCDKCGKRFSHSGSYSQHMNHRYSYCKKETQNQGGGRGSPEEDGEAQAEMETLSQVQRQHLAPSHLDSDERGSSTRDDEESEEEEEEGAVYMDDIQVVQIGDEGGDEEEEEEEQEERNEEEIERVVVEAEEEEEEEEEQKTEREMNAEEEDMMDTEGEVTEEGEAEGKDTERSRGETKRNVVSEEENKTPQERGDTD; via the exons TGACCAACTACAATAATGTGGTGGAGGCCACCTCGGACTCAGATGATGAAGACAAGCTGCATATCGTGGAAGAGGAAGGCAGCCTGGCGGATGGGGCCGACTGTGACAGCGCTCTGCCAGATGATGATCACCCCAGGGAGCACTGCTGGGACCGAG TAAAGGAGGATTGTAGGTCAGATGGTGAGGATGAAGTGAGTACAGATGCACTGGTGGAGGAGATTCTCCAGCAACAAGACACAGCTGTTATCTACCCAGAGGCCCCAGAGGATGAGCCACAACGACAGGGCACCCCTGATGCCAGGGGCCATGATGAGAATG GGACCCCTGATTCGTTCTCTCAGCTGCTCACCTGCCCGTACTGTGCACGTGGCTACAAGCGTTACAGCTCTCTGAAGGAACACATTAAGTACCGGCACGAGCAGACCGAAGAGAGCTTCAGCTGTTCCGAGTGCAGCTACAGCTTTGCATACCGTGCTCAACTAGAGAGGCATATGACGGTCCACAAGGGCGGACAG AGACACATCACACAGTCGGGAGGCAATCGTAAATTCAAGTGCACTGAATGTGGCAAGGCATTTAAATACAAGCATCATCTGAAGGAGCACCTACGCATCCACAGTG GGGAAAAACCATATGAGTGCTCCAACTGCAAGAAGCGATTCTCCCACTCAGGCTCATACAGCTCCCACATCAGTAGTAAGAAGTGCATAAGCATCATCTCAGTTAACGGCAGATCACGCTTGGGGAACGCCAAAACCCAGACCCAGGCTCCATCACCAGTGCTGACCACACCGCCCTCAGTGCTCCACACCCAGATTAGAGAAAAGTTGGAGCATAGCAAACCCCTGCAGCTGCCCCTTAATAAGATCAAGACTGAGCCTATGGACTACGAGTATAAGCCAACAGTGATAACATCCCCAGCTGTCGCCACCATGAATGGTGGGGTTTTCAGTGGAGGTGCCACAGCTCCTCTGCAGGGCACAGTGCAAGCTGTGGTCCTGCCCACTGTGGGGCTAGTGTCACCCATCAGCATCAACTTGGCAGACCTGCAGAATGCTCTCAAAGTGGCAGTGGATGGTAACGTCATTCGCCAGGTGCTGGAAAACAATGCCAAAGGCCAGGGGCTTACCACAGGGTTAACCACGGGAACGCTCCACTCCCCACAGCAGCAACTCATCTCAGCCATTAGCCTGCCTATTGTGGGTCAGGACGGAAATGCAAAAATCATTATTAACTGCAGTTTGGAACCCAACCAGGGCCAGCTTACAGCGCAAAACCTGAAAAAAGAGCCTGAACCAGTTTCACCGGTTCAGACCACTGACACCTTCAAGTCCCAGAAACTCCCAGAAGACCTTACATTTAGAGGGATAAGACCCAATGAGactaaagaaaaagaggaaaagaccaCTAAGACTTGTCTCCTGTGTGATAACTGTCCTGGTGGGCTGGAAGCACTCCATGCCCTCAAACACTGCAAGAAAGATTGTCTCAGGCTGAATGGAGGAGGCCTGGATAAATCTGAATCTGCTGTTGCTGCCCTGCTCACAGAGGGAGGACTCTGCAACCAGCCCAAGAACCTCTTGTCGCTCCTCAAGGCTTATTTTGCCCTAAATGCAGAGCCCACCAAGGATGAGCTGGCCAAGATATCGGACTCAGTCAGTTTGCCAATTCATGTGGTTAAGAAGTGGTTTGACAAAATGCAGGAGGGTCAGATATCATTGGGTGCCCCAACACCCCCCTCAGAGGACGAGGACATCTATGAAGCTAACAGTGTGGTTTCTCTGGTTCCAGGGAAAGATATGGTCACTATGAGCCCTTCCGTGATCCAGGACAGCCCTACAGAAGCCACCCCAGCTGAGAGTAAAGGTGGCCATAGCTCACCAGCCTCCCCCTCACCACTAAACCTGACAGCTGGCAGTCCCATCCCAGATCATCCACCCCAGACCACCGAGGGACCCCTAGACCTGTCGCTCCCAAAGCCCGCCAGAGAGGAAGCAGACAGAGTTGTGGCTAAAGCCTGCGTTTacccctctcttttctctgggTCCACCAATGAGGATGAACCCCTAAATTTAACTTGCACAAAGAAAGACGCATCACCACTCTCAGCCATGGGCAATGTTGCACTGTACACCAACCAGCTAAGTGGCAAACCCCTCGATATTGTGACCACAATGCAATGCCTAAAGGCACTAGCTGCCAACAACAAACAGACTATTCTAATTCCCCAGCTGGCTTACACCTATACCACTACAGCAAACAGCCCTGCAGGGACAGAGATGCATGAAACCATCCACCTCAACGAAGTGAAG GAGGAGAGACAGGACACAGGCTCAGAGGGCCTGTCTACCATGGAGGAGCAGAATGACTCAGACTCTGGCCCTCcaaggaagaagatgaagaagacgGAAAGCGGAATGTACGCCTGCGACCTGTGTGACAAGATCTTCCAGAAAAGCAGCTCACTGCTGAGACACAAATACGAACACACGG gaAAGCGACCTCACGAGTGTGGCATCTGCAGCAAGGccttcaaacacaaacaccatttGATTGAACACATGAGACTCCACTCGGGCGAGAAACCATACCAGTGTGACAAGTGCGGCAAGCGCTTCTCCCACTCGGGCTCGTACTCTCAGCACATGAACCACCGCTACTCCTACTGCAAGAAGGAGACACAGAACCAAGGCGGAGGCCGGGGGAGCCCAGAGGAGGATGGCGAGGCCCAGGCTGAGATGGAGACCCTGAGCCAGGTGCAGAGGCAGCACTTGGCCCCCTCCCATCTGGACTCAGATGAACGCGGGAGTAGCACCAGAGACGACGAGGAAAgcgaagaggaggaggaggaaggtgcAGTGTACATGGACGACATCCAGGTGGTTCAGATAGGGGATGAAGGaggggatgaggaggaggaggaggaagagcaagAGGAGAGGAATGAGGAGGAGATAGAGAGAGTAGTCGTGGAAgcggaagaggaggaggaggaggaggaggagcagaaaacagagagagaaatgaatgCAGAGGAAGAGGACATGATGGATACAGAAGGAGAGGTGACGGAAGAGGGCGAAGCAGAGGGCAAGGACACAGAGCGGAGCAGaggggaaacaaaaaggaaCGTGGTTTCTGAAGAGGAGAATAAGACACCACAGGAGAGAGGAGACACTGACTGA
- the zeb1b gene encoding zinc finger E-box-binding homeobox 1b isoform X2 gives MADGPRCKRRKQANPRRNNVTNYNNVVEATSDSDDEDKLHIVEEEGSLADGADCDSALPDDDHPREHCWDRVKEDCRSDGEDEVSTDALVEEILQQQDTAVIYPEAPEDEPQRQGTPDARGHDENGTPDSFSQLLTCPYCARGYKRYSSLKEHIKYRHEQTEESFSCSECSYSFAYRAQLERHMTVHKGGQRHITQSGGNRKFKCTECGKAFKYKHHLKEHLRIHSGEKPYECSNCKKRFSHSGSYSSHISSKKCISIISVNGRSRLGNAKTQTQAPSPVLTTPPSVLHTQIREKLEHSKPLQLPLNKIKTEPMDYEYKPTVITSPAVATMNGGVFSGGATAPLQGTVQAVVLPTVGLVSPISINLADLQNALKVAVDGNVIRQVLENNAKGQGLTTGLTTGTLHSPQQQLISAISLPIVGQDGNAKIIINCSLEPNQGQLTAQNLKKEPEPVSPVQTTDTFKSQKLPEDLTFRGIRPNETKEKEEKTTKTCLLCDNCPGGLEALHALKHCKKDCLRLNGGGLDKSESAVAALLTEGGLCNQPKNLLSLLKAYFALNAEPTKDELAKISDSVSLPIHVVKKWFDKMQEGQISLGAPTPPSEDEDIYEANSVVSLVPGKDMVTMSPSVIQDSPTEATPAESKGGHSSPASPSPLNLTAGSPIPDHPPQTTEGPLDLSLPKPAREEADRVVAKACVYPSLFSGSTNEDEPLNLTCTKKDASPLSAMGNVALYTNQLSGKPLDIVTTMQCLKALAANNKQTILIPQLAYTYTTTANSPAGTEMHETIHLNEVKEERQDTGSEGLSTMEEQNDSDSGPPRKKMKKTESGMYACDLCDKIFQKSSSLLRHKYEHTGKRPHECGICSKAFKHKHHLIEHMRLHSGEKPYQCDKCGKRFSHSGSYSQHMNHRYSYCKKETQNQGGGRGSPEEDGEAQAEMETLSQVQRQHLAPSHLDSDERGSSTRDDEESEEEEEEGAVYMDDIQVVQIGDEGGDEEEEEEEQEERNEEEIERVVVEAEEEEEEEEEQKTEREMNAEEEDMMDTEGEVTEEGEAEGKDTERSRGETKRNVVSEEENKTPQERGDTD, from the exons TGACCAACTACAATAATGTGGTGGAGGCCACCTCGGACTCAGATGATGAAGACAAGCTGCATATCGTGGAAGAGGAAGGCAGCCTGGCGGATGGGGCCGACTGTGACAGCGCTCTGCCAGATGATGATCACCCCAGGGAGCACTGCTGGGACCGAG TAAAGGAGGATTGTAGGTCAGATGGTGAGGATGAAGTGAGTACAGATGCACTGGTGGAGGAGATTCTCCAGCAACAAGACACAGCTGTTATCTACCCAGAGGCCCCAGAGGATGAGCCACAACGACAGGGCACCCCTGATGCCAGGGGCCATGATGAGAATG GGACCCCTGATTCGTTCTCTCAGCTGCTCACCTGCCCGTACTGTGCACGTGGCTACAAGCGTTACAGCTCTCTGAAGGAACACATTAAGTACCGGCACGAGCAGACCGAAGAGAGCTTCAGCTGTTCCGAGTGCAGCTACAGCTTTGCATACCGTGCTCAACTAGAGAGGCATATGACGGTCCACAAGGGCGGACAG AGACACATCACACAGTCGGGAGGCAATCGTAAATTCAAGTGCACTGAATGTGGCAAGGCATTTAAATACAAGCATCATCTGAAGGAGCACCTACGCATCCACAGTG GGGAAAAACCATATGAGTGCTCCAACTGCAAGAAGCGATTCTCCCACTCAGGCTCATACAGCTCCCACATCAGTAGTAAGAAGTGCATAAGCATCATCTCAGTTAACGGCAGATCACGCTTGGGGAACGCCAAAACCCAGACCCAGGCTCCATCACCAGTGCTGACCACACCGCCCTCAGTGCTCCACACCCAGATTAGAGAAAAGTTGGAGCATAGCAAACCCCTGCAGCTGCCCCTTAATAAGATCAAGACTGAGCCTATGGACTACGAGTATAAGCCAACAGTGATAACATCCCCAGCTGTCGCCACCATGAATGGTGGGGTTTTCAGTGGAGGTGCCACAGCTCCTCTGCAGGGCACAGTGCAAGCTGTGGTCCTGCCCACTGTGGGGCTAGTGTCACCCATCAGCATCAACTTGGCAGACCTGCAGAATGCTCTCAAAGTGGCAGTGGATGGTAACGTCATTCGCCAGGTGCTGGAAAACAATGCCAAAGGCCAGGGGCTTACCACAGGGTTAACCACGGGAACGCTCCACTCCCCACAGCAGCAACTCATCTCAGCCATTAGCCTGCCTATTGTGGGTCAGGACGGAAATGCAAAAATCATTATTAACTGCAGTTTGGAACCCAACCAGGGCCAGCTTACAGCGCAAAACCTGAAAAAAGAGCCTGAACCAGTTTCACCGGTTCAGACCACTGACACCTTCAAGTCCCAGAAACTCCCAGAAGACCTTACATTTAGAGGGATAAGACCCAATGAGactaaagaaaaagaggaaaagaccaCTAAGACTTGTCTCCTGTGTGATAACTGTCCTGGTGGGCTGGAAGCACTCCATGCCCTCAAACACTGCAAGAAAGATTGTCTCAGGCTGAATGGAGGAGGCCTGGATAAATCTGAATCTGCTGTTGCTGCCCTGCTCACAGAGGGAGGACTCTGCAACCAGCCCAAGAACCTCTTGTCGCTCCTCAAGGCTTATTTTGCCCTAAATGCAGAGCCCACCAAGGATGAGCTGGCCAAGATATCGGACTCAGTCAGTTTGCCAATTCATGTGGTTAAGAAGTGGTTTGACAAAATGCAGGAGGGTCAGATATCATTGGGTGCCCCAACACCCCCCTCAGAGGACGAGGACATCTATGAAGCTAACAGTGTGGTTTCTCTGGTTCCAGGGAAAGATATGGTCACTATGAGCCCTTCCGTGATCCAGGACAGCCCTACAGAAGCCACCCCAGCTGAGAGTAAAGGTGGCCATAGCTCACCAGCCTCCCCCTCACCACTAAACCTGACAGCTGGCAGTCCCATCCCAGATCATCCACCCCAGACCACCGAGGGACCCCTAGACCTGTCGCTCCCAAAGCCCGCCAGAGAGGAAGCAGACAGAGTTGTGGCTAAAGCCTGCGTTTacccctctcttttctctgggTCCACCAATGAGGATGAACCCCTAAATTTAACTTGCACAAAGAAAGACGCATCACCACTCTCAGCCATGGGCAATGTTGCACTGTACACCAACCAGCTAAGTGGCAAACCCCTCGATATTGTGACCACAATGCAATGCCTAAAGGCACTAGCTGCCAACAACAAACAGACTATTCTAATTCCCCAGCTGGCTTACACCTATACCACTACAGCAAACAGCCCTGCAGGGACAGAGATGCATGAAACCATCCACCTCAACGAAGTGAAG GAGGAGAGACAGGACACAGGCTCAGAGGGCCTGTCTACCATGGAGGAGCAGAATGACTCAGACTCTGGCCCTCcaaggaagaagatgaagaagacgGAAAGCGGAATGTACGCCTGCGACCTGTGTGACAAGATCTTCCAGAAAAGCAGCTCACTGCTGAGACACAAATACGAACACACGG gaAAGCGACCTCACGAGTGTGGCATCTGCAGCAAGGccttcaaacacaaacaccatttGATTGAACACATGAGACTCCACTCGGGCGAGAAACCATACCAGTGTGACAAGTGCGGCAAGCGCTTCTCCCACTCGGGCTCGTACTCTCAGCACATGAACCACCGCTACTCCTACTGCAAGAAGGAGACACAGAACCAAGGCGGAGGCCGGGGGAGCCCAGAGGAGGATGGCGAGGCCCAGGCTGAGATGGAGACCCTGAGCCAGGTGCAGAGGCAGCACTTGGCCCCCTCCCATCTGGACTCAGATGAACGCGGGAGTAGCACCAGAGACGACGAGGAAAgcgaagaggaggaggaggaaggtgcAGTGTACATGGACGACATCCAGGTGGTTCAGATAGGGGATGAAGGaggggatgaggaggaggaggaggaagagcaagAGGAGAGGAATGAGGAGGAGATAGAGAGAGTAGTCGTGGAAgcggaagaggaggaggaggaggaggaggagcagaaaacagagagagaaatgaatgCAGAGGAAGAGGACATGATGGATACAGAAGGAGAGGTGACGGAAGAGGGCGAAGCAGAGGGCAAGGACACAGAGCGGAGCAGaggggaaacaaaaaggaaCGTGGTTTCTGAAGAGGAGAATAAGACACCACAGGAGAGAGGAGACACTGACTGA